In a single window of the Magnolia sinica isolate HGM2019 chromosome 7, MsV1, whole genome shotgun sequence genome:
- the LOC131250819 gene encoding uncharacterized protein At5g02240, whose product MASKLSFHPFQDVSVSINRTLKTPLRNPQLLLFPSLNSTVFCSSKLSNSNTVTVATAGGRTAPHAVKEEEIQASTVETQIAESIPSSSKLVLVVGGTGGVGQLVVASLINRNIKSRLLLRDPQKAESLFGKQDESTLKVCQGDTRNPNDLNPSIFEGVTHVICCTGTTAFPSKRWDGDNTPERVDWEGIRNLVSALPWTLERFVLVSSVGVTKYDELPWSIMNLFGVLKFKKMGEDFVRSSGLPYTIIRAGRLTDGPYTSYDLNTLLQATAGERRAVVVGQGDKLVGEVSRLVVAEACLQALDIEFTRGQIYEINSVKGEGPGCDPEKWKDLFKAAQIQ is encoded by the exons atggcttccaagctctccttccACCCATTCCAGGATGTCTCAGTCTCAATCAACAGAACCCTGAAAACTCCTCTCAGAAACCCACAACTTCTCCTCTTCCCATCTCTCAATTCGACTGTATTTTGCTCCTCCAAGCTTTCAAATTCAAATACAGTCACGGTTGCAACTGCTGGAGGAAGAACAGCTCCTCATGCAGtgaaggaagaagagattcagGCATCCACGGTCGAGACCCAAATCGCAGAATCCATCCCTTCATCTTCTAAGCTAGTCCTCGTTGTCGGTGGTACAGGTGGCGTTG GGCAGTTGGTTGTAGCATCCTTAATCAACCGAAATATCAAATCAAGACTCTTACTAAGGGACCCTCAAAAAGCAGAATCTCTATTCGGCAAACAGGATGAGAGCACACTAAAG GTCTGCCAAGGGGATACAAGAAATCCGAATGATCTGAATCCTTCTATATTTGAG GGAGTGACACATGTAATTTGCTGCACTGGCACTACGGCTTTCCCTTCGAAGCGCTGGGATGGAGATAACACACCGGAAAGAGTAG ATTGGGAGGGCATCCGGAATCTTGTATCTGCACTGCCTTGGACGTTGGAGAGATTTGTTCTTGTTTCCTCAGTGGGTGTCACGAAATACGATGAATTGCCATGGAG CATCATGAATCTCTTTGGTGTTCTCAAATTTAAGAAGATGGGGGAGGATTTCGTTCGCAGCTCTGGCCTTCCATACACCATAATAAG GGCTGGAAGATTGACTGATGGGCCATACACTTCATATGATCTAAATACTCTGCTTCAAGCAACTGCAGGGGAACGTCGTGCAGTTGTTGTAGGACAAG GAGATAAACTCGTGGGAGAGGTAAGCAGACTTGTTGTAGCCGAAGCTTGCTTACAGGCATTGGACATAGAATTCACTCGGGGCCAAATATACGAAATCAACTCAGTCAAG GGAGAAGGACCGGGATGCGACCCTGAAAAATGGAAAGACCTCTTCAAAGCGGCCCAAATCCAATAG
- the LOC131251872 gene encoding putative disease resistance protein RGA3, with protein sequence MVDSLISISLEKLKTVLQDEVVLLVGVTNEIKKLSSTFTLLQAVLKDAETRRLKDEAVKKWLENLKDVAYDVDDILDEWTTDALRRQAPGEGDGSCYSFLVTCYLSCVTFFNHVMLCHKIGSRIKEVRGRLDDIEKEKIQFNFITRGVDSEVREGEIGDRETSSLPDPFIVGREDVKQNVIDLLLGGSSREVNEVPFVISIVGMGGLGKTTLAQLIYNDENVEKHFDMRLWVCVSEDFDVKRITKLIIESADESSCEDLSLALLQSRLSQKLQAKRFLLVLDDVWRHDSEKWDKLIRPFQAGAPGSRIIVTTRLEDVASRMGSTDHMQKLGVLSHDDCWLVFSCKALEHRSAEERLDLEEIGRQIVNRCGGVPLAAKTIGSAMCSRKTRRQWELVLESEIWNSGDILGGILPALLLSYHDLPPAMKQCFAYCSIFPKDWEIERDRIVKLWVAQGFIYSKGSQDMEEIGGLYFDDLLRRSLLQDAKLDHDGNIRRCKMHDLVHDLAQSVAGSECSVVEMRKQSSLNLNNLRHLFLFDSDDTGDRDDEVDSDDAGDRDWATLYKAQKLRTLLRYSRISGVPNNLFHHFRHLRALDLSLTSIQILPRTLGKLKHLRYLDLSETEIEELPEEVSNCRTLQTLKLNYCDRLRKLPRGMGKMIGLRHVELEGINELKYLPQGIGKLSSLRTLTKFIVGGDDEGCKWGELKHLNHLQGSLQIICWENVRSRDEAKEAELNKKQYLRTLTFKYNTTDDEALGDDEQKRTEEVLEILQPHTNLKELGIWSYGDSKLPKWTEDPFFSNLVNVTLRECNKCKQLPGLGKLPSLKYLDIERMVEVRKVGGEFSGDDKNDGSGGGVVSFPKLESLSFNRMTNWEEWELRGRDDGEVMPSVLELQIESCQKLKALPSNLPPLLQKLTLFASDVGMSSGVPLPVLPNLNHLAILNCQELTSFPCGWLGQLKALQALEIGWCPELTSLPEELQHLTMLQKLNIWECPVLEERCREGGEDRYKIAHIPNITLGRR encoded by the coding sequence ATGGTTGATTCACTCATCTCCATTTCACTGGAGAAGTTGAAGACCGTACTTCAAGATGAGGTGGTTTTGTTGGTGGGTGTCACCAACGAGATCAAAAAGCTTTCCAGTACGTTCACCTTGCTCCAAGCTGTGCTTAAAGATGCTGAAACTCGGCGACTGAAGGACGAAGCTGTGAAGAAGTGGTTGGAGAATCTCAAAGACGTGGCCTACGATGTGGATGACATACTAGATGAGTGGACGACAGATGCTCTCAGACGACAAGCTCCAGGTGAAGGTGATGGCTCCTGTTACAGCTTCCTTGTTACTTGCTACCTCTCCTGTGTTACTTTCTTCAATCATGTCATGTTATGCCACAAAATTGGGAGTAGGATAAAGGAGGTGAGGGGTAGATTAGATGATATTGAAAAAGAGAAGATCCAATTTAATTTTATTACGAGGGGGGTGGATAGTGAAGTTAGGGAGGGTGAGATAGGAGACCGAGAGACAAGCTCCCTACCTGACCCGTTCATTGTTGGGAGGGAAGATGTAAAACAAAATGTCATAGACTTGTTGCTGGGGGGGAGTAGTAGAGAGGTAAATGAGGTGCCCTTCGTCATTTCTATCGTTGGAATGGGGGGCTTGGGCAAGACCACCCTTGCTCAACTCATTTACAACGATGAAAATGTTGAGAAGCATTTCGACATGAGATTGTGGGTATGTGTTTCTGAAGATTTTGATGTCAAACGTATTACGAAATTAATCATAGAATCTGCAGATGAGTCTAGTTGTGAGGATCTAAGCCTGGCCCTGTTGCAAAGTCGTCTCAGCCAAAAGTTGCAAGCAAAGCGATTCTTGCTTGTGCTTGACGATGTTTGGAGGCACGATAGCGAGAAGTGGGACAAGCTGATACGGCCCTTCCAAGCTGGTGCACCCGGGAGTCGAATCATTGTAACCACTCGTTTGGAAGATGTTGCATCGAGGATGGGAAGTACTGATCACATGCAGAAACTGGGTGTTTTATCTCATGATGATTGCTGGTTAGTGTTCAGTTGCAAAGCGCTTGAGCATCGGAGTGCAGAAGAGCGTTTGGATTTGGAAGAGATTGGAAGGCAAATCGTAAACAGGTGTGGAGGGGTGCCTCTCGCAGCAAAGACGATAGGGAGTGCCATGTGCTCGAGAAAGACGAGAAGGCAGTGGGAGCTTGTGTTGGAAAGCGagatatggaactcaggtgataTCTTGGGAGGTATTTTACCGGCTTTGTTACTAAGCTACCATGATTTACCTCCAGCTATGAAGCAGTGCTTTGCGTACTGCTCTATTTTCCCGAAAGATTGGGAGATAGAGAGGGATAGGATAGTCAAGCTATGGGTGGCACAAGGTTTCATCTACTCCAAGGGAAGTCAAGACATGGAGGAAATTGGTGGACTGTATTTTGATGATTTACTAAGACGCTCGTTGCTCCAAGATGCAAAACTCGATCATGACGGTAACATAAGGCggtgcaagatgcatgatttagttcatgATCTTGCACAATCTGTTGCAGGAAGTGAGTGTTCAGTGGTGGAGATGAGAAAGCAATCCTCATTGAACCTAAATAATCTCCGCCATTTGTTTTTATTTGACAGTGATGACACAGGTGACAGAGATGATGAAGTTGACAGTGATGACGCAGGTGACAGAGATTGGGCCACCTTGTATAAGGCACAAAAGCTGCGGACGTTGCTACGTTACTCAAGAATCTCCGGGGTGCCAAACAACTtatttcatcatttcaggcaCCTCAGGGCATTGGACTTGAGTCTCACTAGCATTCAGATTTTGCCTCGAACACTGGGAAAATTGAAGCACTTGAGATATCTTGATTTATCAGAGACAGAGATCGAGGAGTTGCCAGAGGAGGTGAGTAATTGTAGAACTTTACAGACCTTGAAACTCAATTACTGTGATCGGCTAAGAAAACTGCCTAGAGGGATGGGGAAAATGATTGGCCTGAGACATGTAGAATTAGAAGGCATTAATGAGTTGAAGTACTTACCGCAGGGCATAGGGAAACTAAGTAGCCTTCGGACATTAACAAAGTTCATAGTGGGGGGTGACGATGAAGGATGTAAATGGGGAGAACTGAAACACCTCAATCATCTTCAAGGAAGTCTTCAAATTATTTGCTGGGAAAATGTGAGGAGCAGAGACGAAGCTAAAGAGGCAGAACTAAATAAGAAGCAGTACCTTCGTACTCTAACCTTCAAATACAACACCACGGATGATGAAGCGTTGGGTGATGATGAGCAGAAGAGAACAGAGGAGGTTCTTGAAATCCTGCAGCCCCACACAAACTTGAAAGAGTTGGGAATATGGAGCTACGGAGATTCCAAGCTTCCCAAGTGGACAGAGGATCCGTTTTTCTCCAATCTAGTCAACGTGACGCTCCGGGAATGTAACAAGTGTAAACAATTGCCAGGTCTTGGGAAACTACCATCCCTTAAATACCTTGATATTGAACGAATGGTTGAGGTGAGAAAGGTGGGTGGTGAGTTTAGTGGGGATGATAAAAATGATGGAAGTGGTGGTGGTGTTGTCTCATTCCCAAAGCTGGAGAGCCTCTCCTTCAACAGAATGACAAATTGGGAAGAGTGGGAATTGAGAGGTCGAGATGATGGAGAGGTTATGCCATCAGTCCTGGAATTACAAATAGAATCCTGCCAAAAGCTAAAGGCGTTGCCCAGCAACCTTCCACCGCTCCTCCAGAAGCTGACTTTGTTTGCAAGTGATGTTGGAATGTCATCCGGTGTGCCCTTACCCGTCCTCCCCAACCTTAACCATTTGGCAATTTTGAACTGTCAAGAGCTGACATCGTTCCCATGTGGTTggttgggacaactcaaagccctccaaGCTCTGGAGATCGGGTGGTGTCCAGAGTTGACATCTCTACCAGAGGAGTTGCAACACCTCACCATGCTTCAAAAACTGAATATATGGGAATGTCCAGTCTTAGAAGAACGCTGccgagaaggaggagaagatcgcTACAAGATTGCACACATCCCCAATATCACATTGGGTCGCCGATAA